One stretch of Zonotrichia albicollis isolate bZonAlb1 chromosome 37, bZonAlb1.hap1, whole genome shotgun sequence DNA includes these proteins:
- the LOC141726633 gene encoding olfactory receptor 14A16-like — protein sequence MSNSSSIRHFLLLALADTRQLQLLHFCLLLGISLAALLGNGLIISAVACGHHLHTPMFFFLLNLALSDLGSICTTVPKAMHNSLWETRNISYKGCAAQLFFFLFFISAEFSLLTVMCYDRYVSICKPLHYGTLLGRRACAHMAAAAWASAFLYSLLHTANTFSLPLCHGNALGQFFCEIPQILKLSCSKSYLRELGLIVVGASLGFGCFVFIVFSYVQIFRAVLRIPSEQGRHKAFSTCLPHLAVVSLFLSTIMFAHLKPPSISSPSLDLALSVLYSVVPPALNPLIYSLRNQELKAGVERLMTGWFHKH from the coding sequence atgtccaatagcagctccatcaggcacttcctcctgctggcattggcagacacgcgacagctgcagctcctgcacttctgcctcttgctgggcatctccctggctgccctcctgggcaacggcctcatcatcagcgccgtagcctgcggccaccacctgcacacgcccatgttcttcttcctgctcaacctggccctcagcgacctgggctccatctgcaccactgtccccaaagccatgcacaattccctctgggaaaccaggaacatctcctacaaaggatgtgctgcacagctctttttctttctgttcttcatctcagcagagttttccctcctgaccgtcatgtgctatgaccgctacgtgtccatctgcaaacccctgcactacgggaccctcctgggcagaagagcctgtgcccacatggcagcagctgcctgggccagtgcctttctctattcactgctgcacacagccaatacattttccctacCCCTGTgtcatggcaatgccctgggccagttcttctgtgaaatcccacagatcctcaagctctcctgctccaaatcttATCTCAGGGAACTTGGACTCATTGTGGTTGGTGCTTCTttaggttttggttgttttgtgttcattgttttctcctatgtgcagatcttcagggctgtgctgaggatcccctctgagcagggacggcacaaagccttttccacctgcctccctcacctggccgtggtctccctgttcctcagcactatCATGtttgctcacctgaagcccccctccatctcctccccatccctggatctagcactgtcagttctgtactcggtggtgcctccagccctaaaccccctcatctacagcctgaggaaccaggagctcaaggctggaGTGgagagactgatgactggatggtttcacAAGCATTAA